A single genomic interval of Alteromonas sp. BL110 harbors:
- the phhA gene encoding phenylalanine 4-monooxygenase, with the protein MPKSTQYQSRQSDENGIIHWSDEENQIWSELYARQIPLVEERACQEYLDGLDLLKLSEKEIPQLPDINKVLMEKTGWQTAEVPALINFGEFFRLLANKQFPVATFIRTREEFDYLQEPDIFHEVFGHCPLLTNPAFAHFTHTYGKLGLAASKEDRVYLARLYWFTVEFGLVRAKDKLKIYGGGILSSPGETIYALDSDTPLRNPLTAIDALRTPYRIDIMQPLYYILPEFDHLFELAEMDIMALVEKAKSLGLFSPLFPPKEKKAS; encoded by the coding sequence ATGCCAAAATCAACGCAATACCAGTCGAGGCAATCTGATGAGAATGGCATTATCCATTGGTCAGATGAAGAAAACCAAATTTGGTCGGAGCTTTATGCGAGACAAATTCCACTGGTAGAAGAAAGAGCGTGCCAAGAGTATCTGGACGGGCTTGATTTATTGAAATTAAGTGAAAAAGAAATCCCTCAGTTGCCAGACATCAACAAAGTTCTGATGGAAAAAACGGGTTGGCAAACCGCTGAGGTGCCTGCCCTAATAAACTTCGGCGAGTTTTTTAGGCTGCTGGCAAATAAGCAATTTCCTGTTGCTACTTTTATCCGTACTCGAGAAGAGTTTGATTATTTGCAAGAGCCCGATATTTTTCATGAGGTATTTGGCCACTGCCCGTTGCTAACAAACCCAGCCTTTGCCCATTTTACCCATACTTACGGAAAGTTGGGTTTAGCGGCCAGTAAGGAAGACCGAGTTTACTTAGCACGTCTTTATTGGTTCACGGTAGAATTTGGACTGGTGCGTGCTAAGGATAAGTTAAAAATATATGGCGGCGGTATTTTGTCCTCACCAGGCGAAACTATTTACGCGTTAGACAGCGATACACCATTGCGTAATCCACTTACTGCTATCGATGCTCTGCGTACGCCTTATCGTATCGATATTATGCAACCTCTCTATTATATTCTGCCGGAGTTCGACCATCTGTTCGAATTAGCCGAAATGGATATTATGGCGCTAGTGGAAAAAGCTAAATCTTTAGGTTTGTTTTCCCCACTTTTCCCGCCGAAAGAGAAAAAAGCCAGTTAG
- a CDS encoding Lrp/AsnC family transcriptional regulator: MKLDKFDREILRVLQQDATVSMADLSQRVGLSHTPCWRRVKRMEADGIILGKVTLLNSKKLNLGVSVFIYVTLKNHDGDSLTDFENAVQNIDEIVECHTTSGEKDYLLKVIVESIEEYEFLLKTKLTHLPLVDHLSSTFALKQVKNTTELPIKRQ; the protein is encoded by the coding sequence ATGAAATTGGATAAGTTTGACCGTGAAATTTTGCGCGTGCTTCAGCAAGACGCCACGGTATCAATGGCAGATTTAAGTCAACGTGTTGGGTTGTCGCACACACCATGTTGGCGTCGTGTAAAGAGAATGGAAGCTGACGGCATCATCCTAGGTAAGGTCACTTTGCTAAACAGCAAAAAGTTGAACTTAGGCGTATCGGTTTTTATTTATGTCACGCTAAAAAACCACGACGGTGACTCGCTGACCGACTTTGAAAATGCGGTTCAAAATATAGATGAAATAGTAGAGTGCCACACCACTAGCGGCGAAAAAGACTATTTGCTGAAAGTGATAGTAGAAAGCATTGAAGAATACGAATTCCTACTTAAAACGAAATTGACGCATCTTCCTCTCGTGGATCACTTAAGTTCGACCTTCGCATTGAAGCAAGTGAAAAACACCACCGAGCTTCCCATTAAACGTCAATAG
- a CDS encoding fumarylacetoacetate hydrolase family protein, with amino-acid sequence MKLATYKDETRDGCLMVVSKDLSRACSAKDIAKTMQQALDNWKEIAPQLQMKYQALNDNTCNSVPFDASRCESPLPRAYQWADGSAYVNHVELVRKARNAEMPESFWTDPLMYQGGSDDFIGPLDDIILPSDDWGIDFEGEVAVVTDDVPMACSPEQASERIRLIMLVNDVSLRGLIPGELAKGFGFFQSKPASSFSPVAVTPDELGDAWEDSKVHLPLRSTYNGELFGKPEAGQDMTFDFGQLVAHAAKSRNLGAGTIIGSGTVSNKQGTDHGSAISEGGVGYSCIAEVRMIETIRDGKPSTPFMQFGDRIRIEMLDTEGNSVFGAIEQQVKPLN; translated from the coding sequence ATGAAACTAGCTACCTACAAAGATGAAACCCGCGATGGCTGCCTGATGGTAGTGTCGAAAGATCTTTCTCGCGCTTGCAGTGCAAAGGATATTGCGAAAACAATGCAGCAAGCATTAGATAACTGGAAAGAGATAGCGCCCCAACTTCAGATGAAGTACCAAGCACTTAATGACAACACCTGCAATAGCGTTCCGTTCGATGCATCTCGCTGCGAGTCTCCTTTACCACGAGCCTATCAATGGGCAGACGGAAGTGCGTATGTAAATCACGTTGAATTAGTAAGAAAAGCTCGTAATGCAGAAATGCCCGAAAGCTTTTGGACTGACCCGCTAATGTATCAAGGTGGTTCAGATGACTTTATTGGGCCTCTTGATGACATAATCTTGCCAAGTGATGACTGGGGCATTGATTTTGAGGGAGAAGTCGCCGTTGTTACCGATGACGTGCCGATGGCATGTTCACCAGAGCAAGCTTCAGAGCGCATCCGCCTTATAATGCTGGTTAATGATGTTTCCCTTCGAGGCTTAATCCCTGGCGAACTAGCAAAGGGGTTTGGTTTCTTTCAATCTAAACCTGCTTCTAGCTTCTCGCCCGTTGCAGTAACACCAGACGAGTTAGGGGATGCTTGGGAAGATAGTAAAGTTCATCTGCCGTTACGTTCAACTTATAACGGAGAATTGTTCGGCAAGCCCGAAGCGGGACAAGATATGACCTTTGATTTTGGTCAGCTAGTTGCACATGCTGCAAAGAGCAGAAATTTAGGCGCAGGGACGATTATTGGCTCTGGTACGGTGTCAAATAAGCAAGGTACAGATCATGGGTCAGCTATTTCTGAAGGTGGAGTAGGTTACTCATGCATTGCAGAAGTTCGCATGATTGAAACAATACGCGATGGCAAACCTTCTACGCCTTTCATGCAGTTTGGTGACCGTATTCGAATTGAGATGCTAGATACAGAGGGTAATTCAGTATTCGGTGCTATCGAACAGCAGGTGAAACCACTGAACTAG
- the pspC gene encoding envelope stress response membrane protein PspC yields MRNGKQLYRNPENARIAGVCSGIADYFGLETWLVRILVVTGFFLLAGPFIFVAYIAAWFILDKKPAGIDNTPTPPVFSKGKGWTNSNAGQVKSPKVEVKTKVWQAGEPPKQAFHDIRNRFEKAEVRLRKMETYVTSREYQLNKEISRL; encoded by the coding sequence ATGAGAAATGGTAAGCAGCTCTATCGCAACCCGGAAAATGCACGCATTGCGGGTGTATGTTCAGGTATAGCGGACTACTTCGGATTGGAAACCTGGTTAGTTAGAATTTTAGTGGTTACCGGTTTCTTTTTACTCGCAGGTCCCTTTATATTCGTTGCCTACATAGCCGCATGGTTCATCCTAGATAAGAAGCCGGCCGGGATAGATAATACTCCTACACCACCGGTTTTTTCGAAAGGTAAAGGTTGGACGAATTCCAACGCTGGGCAAGTGAAAAGCCCGAAAGTTGAGGTGAAAACCAAGGTTTGGCAGGCCGGTGAGCCACCGAAACAGGCGTTTCACGATATTCGCAATCGCTTCGAGAAAGCTGAAGTTCGCTTACGTAAAATGGAAACGTATGTGACGTCTCGCGAATATCAGCTGAATAAAGAAATCAGTCGATTATAA
- the maiA gene encoding maleylacetoacetate isomerase, which produces MSIKLYGYWRSTATYRTRIALNLKGVEYEYVPVHLVNNGGEQHSSEYSRLNPANLVPTLVNEDEDIILNQSLAIIEYLDERYESEYKLVPEHRTERARVRALAQDIACDIQPIGNLRVLNALKGNFEASQDDVAKWAAHWITLGFDGIEQRLQTQAGKYCFDFDVTLADICLVPQVYNAQRFNVDMTRYPLISKIANNCNELSEFKQASPENQVDAS; this is translated from the coding sequence ATGAGCATCAAGCTTTACGGTTATTGGCGTTCAACCGCTACGTATCGAACGCGCATTGCACTTAACTTAAAAGGTGTTGAGTATGAGTATGTGCCGGTGCACCTCGTCAATAACGGCGGGGAGCAACACAGCAGTGAATATTCGCGCTTAAATCCTGCGAACCTCGTCCCCACACTTGTTAATGAAGACGAAGACATTATTCTCAATCAATCTTTAGCCATTATTGAGTATCTTGATGAGCGGTATGAAAGTGAGTACAAGCTAGTGCCAGAGCACAGAACAGAGCGTGCTAGAGTAAGAGCGTTAGCGCAAGACATCGCCTGTGATATTCAGCCCATAGGTAACCTTCGTGTGTTAAATGCGCTTAAAGGTAATTTCGAGGCATCTCAAGATGATGTAGCTAAGTGGGCTGCGCATTGGATTACATTGGGGTTTGATGGAATTGAACAACGCCTACAAACCCAAGCTGGTAAATATTGTTTCGACTTTGACGTTACCCTTGCCGATATATGCTTAGTACCACAAGTGTACAATGCACAGCGCTTTAACGTGGATATGACTCGCTATCCGCTTATTAGTAAAATAGCGAACAACTGTAACGAATTGAGTGAATTCAAACAGGCAAGTCCTGAGAATCAAGTAGACGCGTCTTGA
- the tyrR gene encoding transcriptional regulator TyrR codes for MRLEISCQDRLGITQDVLDILVTKEIDLRGIEIDPAGKIFLNFPNIEFADFQHLMPQIRRIDGIDDVKTTLFMPGEREKNQLSAILRTLPDPVFSIDAKGNILLCNEAVSAGLEMPSSEIIGTEISEVVKGFNFTKWMDGKSPGPQSSKVKFIQQDYLADMLPITVPDGEQNMIMAGAVVILKSEMRLGQQFTAFHQSPTDSFDRFVAHSPFMKRVVHEAKRIADLDAPILIFGETGTGKEMIARACHQSSRRSEGAFLALNCASLPDSVAETELFGYAAGAFNQPSAKVGLLEQAKGGTLLLDEIADMSSQLQAKLLRVLEDGEFRRVGDSEPVKVDVRFICTTCRDLGQLVEEGRFRKELYYRLNVLSLVMPSLKDRRQDIVPLAESFIVQHSTKLGRRPAKLSKSCVDFLQQYPWPGNVRQLQNALYRALSLLDGKEITKEDIQLPSCAPSVTYIDENFDGTLDEEVKKFEKDLLKRLYPSYPSTRQLAKKLGLSHTAIANKLREYGINKATVKL; via the coding sequence ATGCGTCTAGAAATAAGCTGTCAGGACCGTCTTGGAATCACTCAAGATGTTTTAGATATCCTCGTTACCAAAGAAATAGATTTGCGTGGTATCGAAATTGATCCCGCAGGTAAAATTTTCCTTAATTTTCCCAATATTGAGTTTGCAGATTTTCAGCATCTCATGCCTCAAATACGCCGCATAGACGGTATCGATGATGTAAAAACAACTTTGTTCATGCCGGGAGAGCGAGAGAAAAACCAACTCTCTGCCATTTTACGGACTTTACCTGACCCCGTTTTCTCAATAGATGCCAAGGGTAATATATTATTGTGTAACGAAGCGGTAAGCGCTGGGCTTGAAATGCCAAGTAGCGAAATAATCGGTACAGAAATTAGTGAGGTTGTTAAGGGGTTCAACTTTACTAAATGGATGGATGGAAAGTCACCGGGTCCACAGTCTTCTAAAGTGAAATTCATTCAGCAGGATTATCTTGCCGATATGCTGCCGATCACTGTACCAGATGGTGAACAAAATATGATTATGGCAGGCGCCGTGGTTATATTGAAATCGGAAATGCGCCTTGGACAGCAGTTTACTGCTTTTCACCAATCGCCTACTGACAGTTTCGATCGCTTTGTCGCTCATTCCCCGTTTATGAAGCGAGTGGTTCACGAAGCCAAGCGCATAGCCGACTTAGACGCACCTATTTTAATTTTCGGCGAGACAGGCACGGGTAAAGAGATGATTGCGAGAGCGTGCCATCAGTCTAGCCGCCGCAGCGAAGGCGCATTTTTAGCACTTAATTGCGCTTCGCTCCCCGACAGTGTGGCAGAAACTGAATTGTTTGGTTACGCTGCTGGGGCGTTTAACCAACCGAGCGCCAAAGTTGGGCTCTTAGAACAGGCGAAAGGCGGTACACTTTTACTTGATGAAATAGCCGATATGTCTTCACAACTTCAGGCCAAACTGTTGCGAGTTTTAGAAGATGGTGAATTTAGGCGCGTAGGAGATTCAGAGCCGGTTAAAGTCGATGTACGATTTATTTGTACCACGTGCCGTGACCTAGGACAGCTGGTGGAAGAGGGCCGATTTAGAAAAGAGTTATATTATCGCCTAAACGTATTGAGCTTAGTTATGCCGTCTTTAAAAGATAGAAGGCAGGATATCGTGCCGCTAGCCGAATCATTTATTGTACAGCACAGTACTAAATTGGGCCGCCGTCCTGCAAAACTAAGCAAGTCTTGTGTAGATTTTCTTCAGCAGTATCCATGGCCGGGCAATGTAAGACAGCTTCAAAATGCCCTTTACCGCGCATTATCATTGCTTGATGGAAAGGAAATTACCAAAGAAGATATTCAGCTGCCAAGCTGTGCGCCTAGTGTTACTTATATAGATGAAAACTTCGATGGAACATTAGATGAGGAAGTGAAGAAGTTTGAAAAGGACTTGCTCAAGCGCTTGTACCCTTCCTATCCAAGTACACGCCAATTAGCGAAAAAGCTAGGGTTGAGCCATACTGCTATTGCCAACAAGCTGCGAGAGTATGGCATCAACAAAGCGACTGTTAAGCTCTAA